From Oscillospiraceae bacterium CM, a single genomic window includes:
- a CDS encoding P-II family nitrogen regulator, which produces MKKIEAYIRPEKLEEIKAHLDTLNLNGLSISQVMGCGQQKGWKEFVRGTEVDYNFLPKIKLEIVVCDERAEDVVNQICDIAHTGDVGDGKIFISDVGDAIRIRTRERGLDAVK; this is translated from the coding sequence ATGAAAAAGATTGAAGCTTATATCAGACCGGAAAAGCTGGAGGAGATCAAGGCGCATCTTGACACACTGAATTTAAACGGTCTCTCCATTAGCCAGGTCATGGGATGCGGCCAGCAAAAGGGCTGGAAGGAGTTTGTCCGGGGGACAGAAGTAGACTATAATTTCCTGCCGAAAATCAAGCTTGAAATCGTCGTCTGCGACGAACGAGCGGAGGATGTCGTGAACCAGATTTGTGATATCGCCCACACCGGCGATGTTGGTGACGGCAAGATTTTCATCTCCGATGTGGGCGATGCGATCCGCATCCGCACCCGTGAGCGCGGCCTCGACGCCGTGAAATAA
- a CDS encoding PBP1A family penicillin-binding protein, whose amino-acid sequence MRIDCEVKALSSNKKGKTKNNDLKADGRVKNALFLALRILGTLLLILVTTTLIFTCIFAVYVETNLSSQIGISMDDFKMNLSSTIYYEDKTTGTYQELVTLQSTEYRKWVDYDQIPAYAEKALVSIEDKRFYKHHGVDWYRTLGAFGNMFLSLRDGNFGGSSITQQLIKNLTNESEVTVQRKLLEIFRALQFEKQYSKQQIIEWYLNTVTFGGNRSGIGAAAEYYFGKEAKDLTLAECASIIGITNNPSMYNPYINEAANKERQENILNQMYEQGYITKAQCDEAISQKLVFKNSGKANPSQVTYTWFEDAVIEDVITDLMTLKDCSRRVAEDLLFTQGYKIYATIDPDIQAKVDSIYQDLSAIPKVSGSSQQIQSAIVIADPYTGDIVALEGGVGEKPGNRLYNLATQSRRPPGSSIKPLAVYAPAMENHLITPETRFEDSADVKLQGSTWMPKNDDLSYSGIITVREALRRSVNTVAAQIMDKLTPDKSFDFVTNKLGMNLSPNDDAYAPLALGQLTYGVTVREMAAAYTMFDNGGVKTDLRTYSKLLDSNGNVVYENKPKTTVAISDVTAYWVTNMLQDAAANGTGHEANLGFMPTAGKTGTTTDKKDRWFAGYTPYYTAVVWTGFPTPATMYVSGNPSAQLFKKVMKLIHEDLPYKTFSKPGNTYLSPIPGVDPAVPYIVRGVTTDGQVLYQNTKSGVKTRDVTETAAAVDGYTIVGVTEKTLTISNDAALNVIEFVYEPVGTTPPPDTSEEPPTSPSTSPGTSPSTSPKTSSKP is encoded by the coding sequence ACCCTCATTTTTACCTGCATTTTTGCCGTCTACGTGGAGACAAACCTCTCCTCACAAATCGGCATCAGCATGGATGACTTCAAAATGAATCTCTCCAGTACCATTTATTATGAGGACAAGACAACCGGCACGTATCAGGAGCTTGTGACGCTGCAGAGCACCGAATACCGAAAATGGGTTGACTACGACCAGATTCCGGCTTACGCCGAAAAGGCCCTCGTCTCGATTGAGGATAAGCGCTTTTATAAGCATCATGGCGTTGACTGGTACAGAACGCTCGGCGCGTTCGGCAACATGTTTTTAAGCCTGCGGGACGGCAACTTCGGCGGTTCCTCCATCACGCAGCAGCTCATTAAAAACCTCACCAACGAGAGTGAGGTCACCGTCCAGCGAAAGCTGCTTGAAATCTTCCGGGCGCTGCAGTTTGAAAAGCAGTACAGCAAGCAGCAGATCATCGAATGGTACTTAAACACCGTCACCTTTGGCGGCAACCGTTCCGGCATCGGTGCGGCCGCAGAGTATTATTTTGGCAAGGAAGCGAAAGACCTGACGCTGGCAGAGTGTGCCTCCATCATCGGCATCACGAATAACCCGTCCATGTATAACCCCTATATCAACGAGGCCGCCAACAAAGAGCGCCAGGAAAACATTTTAAACCAGATGTATGAGCAGGGATACATAACAAAGGCGCAGTGCGACGAGGCCATCAGCCAGAAGCTCGTCTTTAAAAACTCCGGTAAAGCAAACCCGAGCCAGGTAACGTACACCTGGTTTGAGGACGCTGTGATTGAGGATGTCATCACGGACCTGATGACACTCAAGGACTGCTCTAGACGCGTGGCCGAGGACCTATTGTTTACGCAGGGTTATAAGATTTATGCGACAATTGACCCGGACATCCAGGCAAAGGTGGACAGCATCTATCAGGATTTATCCGCCATCCCGAAGGTCAGCGGGTCCAGCCAGCAGATTCAGTCTGCCATTGTCATTGCCGACCCATACACCGGAGATATTGTCGCCTTGGAGGGCGGCGTCGGCGAGAAGCCTGGCAACCGACTATACAACCTCGCCACACAGAGCCGACGGCCGCCGGGCTCCTCTATCAAGCCTCTGGCTGTCTATGCCCCAGCGATGGAAAACCACCTCATAACGCCCGAGACGCGCTTTGAAGACAGTGCCGATGTGAAGCTGCAAGGCTCAACGTGGATGCCAAAAAATGACGATTTAAGTTACAGCGGCATTATCACCGTCCGAGAGGCGCTGCGCCGCTCTGTCAACACCGTTGCCGCGCAGATCATGGATAAGCTCACGCCCGACAAATCGTTTGACTTCGTGACGAATAAGCTCGGCATGAATCTCTCTCCGAACGACGACGCCTACGCGCCGCTGGCGCTCGGCCAGCTGACGTATGGTGTAACAGTGCGCGAGATGGCGGCGGCATACACAATGTTTGACAACGGCGGCGTCAAGACCGACCTGCGGACATATTCAAAACTGCTGGATTCAAACGGCAATGTGGTTTATGAAAATAAGCCGAAAACGACCGTTGCTATCAGCGACGTGACGGCCTACTGGGTCACAAATATGCTGCAGGACGCAGCGGCTAACGGCACCGGCCATGAGGCGAACCTCGGCTTCATGCCGACGGCCGGTAAAACCGGTACGACGACCGACAAAAAGGACAGATGGTTTGCCGGATATACACCGTATTACACGGCCGTCGTCTGGACGGGCTTCCCGACACCGGCGACGATGTATGTCAGCGGCAACCCCTCGGCACAGCTGTTTAAAAAGGTCATGAAGCTTATTCACGAAGACCTGCCGTACAAGACCTTCTCGAAACCCGGTAATACCTACCTCTCGCCGATTCCCGGTGTTGACCCGGCTGTTCCCTACATTGTCCGCGGCGTGACGACGGATGGCCAGGTGCTCTATCAAAACACGAAGTCGGGCGTTAAAACACGCGATGTGACGGAGACGGCCGCCGCTGTCGACGGCTATACGATCGTCGGCGTAACGGAAAAGACGCTGACAATTTCTAACGACGCGGCGCTTAATGTTATCGAGTTCGTTTACGAGCCGGTCGGCACAACGCCGCCGCCTGATACGTCTGAAGAGCCGCCGACGTCCCCGTCAACATCACCCGGTACGTCGCCGTCCACCTCCCCAAAGACATCCTCCAAACCGTGA
- a CDS encoding late competence development ComFB family protein, whose amino-acid sequence MDRHEADIKHGDLEPVNINEEFVKQCVKKTMEEMDVCRCPVCFADACALALNELRPKYVTTKKGALLTGITTTKVSNHTDIMVEATKAILKVAQNPRH is encoded by the coding sequence ATGGACCGACACGAAGCTGACATCAAACATGGAGATCTGGAGCCTGTAAATATTAATGAGGAATTCGTCAAGCAGTGCGTCAAGAAAACGATGGAGGAGATGGATGTCTGCCGCTGCCCCGTCTGCTTTGCTGACGCGTGCGCCTTAGCGCTCAACGAGCTGCGCCCGAAGTATGTTACCACAAAAAAAGGGGCGCTTTTAACAGGGATCACCACAACAAAGGTGTCAAACCATACAGACATCATGGTGGAAGCGACAAAGGCCATCCTCAAGGTTGCGCAAAATCCCCGCCACTAA
- a CDS encoding cation-translocating P-type ATPase, translating into MTHNSERFNGLTSREAAALGERYGKNTLQAEKHESFAAKAFSIVKEPMFVLLLVASTIYFLLGEARDGAIMLVFVLGIISIDIIQEWKTDKTLAALKNLSAPRVTVIRDGVETEIFSVDLVPGDVMLLHEGVKVPADGVVIRCSDLCVDESTLTGESVPVWKTVCIGDTADDDYWRRDAVYAGTLVTQGTAAVYVEKIGMETEYGKIGAQVTAAREEKTPLQKQTSSIVKISAGIAAVLFALVGAATYINIPDIPLVPRLIQSLLSGVTLAMAMIPEEFPVILTVFLSMGAWRIAKNNALVRRLPSVETLGAVSVLCVDKTGTITQNKMTVREVWAVDHDMMTLCEVMGLGCETDAYDPMENAILEHCQKLGITKEHLFGDALLTEFAFTNELKMMGHVWRHEGEIILAAKGSPERLLALCDLSDDARGDAERKLCEMSGEGLRVIAVASAKYDGVAEIPESLTASTLHFNGLVGLYDPPREHVARDIAVCNRAGIRVVMITGDNGITASAIARQVGIPNSDRIITGDMLDAMNDSDLREQVKTVSLFSRVIPAHKMRIVQAFRENGHIVAMTGDGVNDAPALKNADIGIAMGGRGSEVSREAADLILLDDNFSTIVDTVHDGRRIYDNIRKAVGYVFTIHIPIAFSSLLGPMLGIAPESLLLLPLHVVLLELIIDPTCSVVLERQPAETGVMDRPPRSPQEKLLTGRGLLKSIIQGLVILAASFGAFYMTLLSAPGKAAEARAIGLVVLMLANLFLVFVNSSECDHFLASARRMAGDKIVWASQLGVLLMIAVILYTPLNTLLKLAPLSPRSLLLALALAAMSVLWYEIVKLLKRRRKNAGE; encoded by the coding sequence ATGACTCACAATAGCGAACGTTTTAATGGCCTTACAAGCCGAGAAGCCGCTGCGCTTGGGGAGCGGTACGGGAAAAACACGCTGCAGGCGGAAAAGCATGAAAGCTTTGCCGCAAAGGCTTTTAGCATCGTCAAAGAGCCGATGTTTGTTCTGCTGCTCGTCGCGTCGACTATCTATTTCCTGCTTGGCGAAGCGCGTGACGGGGCCATCATGCTCGTCTTCGTCCTTGGCATCATCAGTATTGATATCATTCAAGAGTGGAAGACGGATAAAACGCTTGCCGCCCTTAAGAATCTCTCCGCACCCCGCGTCACCGTCATCCGGGATGGCGTTGAGACAGAGATTTTTAGTGTTGACCTCGTCCCCGGTGACGTAATGCTTCTGCACGAGGGCGTCAAGGTGCCGGCCGACGGCGTCGTTATACGTTGCAGTGATCTATGTGTCGACGAGTCGACGCTGACGGGCGAGTCGGTGCCCGTCTGGAAGACAGTGTGCATCGGTGATACAGCTGATGACGACTATTGGCGGCGGGACGCTGTCTACGCCGGGACGCTCGTCACCCAGGGCACAGCCGCCGTCTATGTCGAAAAAATCGGCATGGAGACGGAATACGGCAAAATCGGCGCCCAAGTCACCGCTGCCCGAGAGGAGAAAACGCCGCTACAGAAACAGACGTCGTCCATTGTTAAAATCTCAGCCGGCATTGCCGCCGTCCTGTTCGCGCTCGTTGGCGCGGCAACGTATATCAATATCCCTGATATCCCCCTTGTCCCGCGCCTCATCCAGAGCCTTTTATCCGGCGTCACACTGGCCATGGCGATGATCCCAGAGGAGTTCCCCGTCATCCTCACGGTGTTTTTATCGATGGGCGCATGGCGTATCGCCAAAAACAACGCTCTCGTGCGCCGTCTGCCCTCTGTTGAGACGCTGGGTGCCGTGTCTGTCCTCTGCGTTGATAAAACGGGCACCATCACGCAAAACAAAATGACGGTCCGTGAGGTCTGGGCTGTCGATCATGATATGATGACCCTGTGCGAAGTCATGGGTCTTGGCTGCGAGACGGACGCGTATGACCCGATGGAAAACGCGATCTTAGAGCACTGCCAGAAGCTCGGTATTACGAAGGAGCATCTCTTCGGTGATGCGCTCCTAACCGAGTTCGCGTTTACAAATGAACTGAAAATGATGGGCCACGTCTGGCGCCACGAGGGTGAAATCATCCTTGCCGCCAAAGGCTCGCCGGAGCGCCTTTTAGCGCTTTGTGACCTCAGCGACGACGCGCGTGGTGACGCCGAGCGCAAGCTCTGCGAGATGTCGGGGGAGGGGCTGCGCGTTATCGCCGTCGCATCGGCCAAATACGACGGCGTCGCGGAGATACCAGAGAGTCTCACCGCCAGCACGCTGCATTTTAACGGCCTTGTCGGCCTGTATGACCCGCCGCGTGAGCACGTCGCACGGGATATTGCCGTGTGCAACAGGGCAGGCATCCGCGTTGTTATGATCACGGGTGATAACGGTATCACGGCGTCGGCTATCGCGCGGCAGGTCGGCATACCAAACAGCGACCGGATTATCACTGGCGATATGCTCGATGCGATGAACGACAGCGACCTTCGCGAGCAGGTCAAAACGGTCAGCCTTTTCTCGCGCGTCATTCCGGCGCATAAAATGCGTATCGTTCAAGCGTTCCGCGAAAATGGCCACATCGTCGCCATGACGGGTGACGGCGTCAACGACGCCCCGGCCCTGAAAAACGCCGACATCGGCATCGCCATGGGTGGCCGGGGGAGCGAGGTCTCGCGTGAGGCGGCCGACCTGATCTTACTGGATGACAACTTTTCAACAATCGTCGACACCGTGCATGACGGACGCCGGATTTATGACAATATCCGTAAAGCAGTCGGCTATGTGTTCACGATTCACATCCCCATCGCGTTTTCCTCGCTTCTGGGCCCCATGCTCGGCATTGCCCCCGAGAGTCTCTTGCTTCTGCCGCTCCACGTCGTGCTCCTGGAGCTTATTATTGATCCGACATGCTCTGTCGTTTTAGAACGGCAGCCTGCGGAAACGGGCGTTATGGACCGTCCGCCACGCAGCCCGCAGGAAAAACTGCTGACGGGAAGGGGCCTTCTCAAAAGCATTATTCAGGGTCTTGTTATCCTCGCGGCCTCCTTTGGCGCATTCTACATGACGCTCCTCTCCGCCCCCGGGAAAGCCGCCGAGGCGCGCGCAATAGGTCTCGTCGTCCTCATGCTTGCCAATCTCTTTCTCGTTTTTGTCAACAGCTCCGAGTGCGACCATTTTCTGGCATCTGCGCGGCGGATGGCAGGCGATAAAATTGTTTGGGCGTCGCAACTGGGCGTACTTTTGATGATCGCTGTCATTCTATATACGCCGCTCAACACGTTATTAAAGCTTGCACCGCTGTCACCCAGATCACTTCTTCTCGCATTGGCGCTTGCAGCTATGTCCGTATTGTGGTATGAAATCGTCAAGCTGCTGAAGAGACGGCGGAAAAATGCAGGAGAATAA
- a CDS encoding sodium-translocating pyrophosphatase: MKGRRKMTLLKKWVKSSKLLKASLATVIGALLTALSPVAFASEADLHIPDLAESKFFGQVNGNTILIIGMVICVLGLLFGFYQFSRVRKIKAHKSMLEVSNTIFETCKTYLVQQGKFIAILLLIIGACIAFYYGGLQDKAVSDVVLILIWAVIGILGSYGVAWYGIRMNTLANSRMAFASLEKKPLKLLNIPLDAGMSIGVLLVSVELIMMLFILTFVPRDLAGACFVGFAVGESLGASALRIAGGIFTKIADIGSDLMKIAFKIKEDDPRNPGVIADCTGDNAGDSVGPTADGFETYGVTGVALVSFIALAVKPELQATLLLWIFIMRVLMLVTSVVSFYINKAFSKAAYSKAEEFDFEKPLTNLVWITSIVSIIVTYAVSYLVIGPNSAVGAEKANLWIVLASIISCGTLGAALIPEFTKIFTSPKSTHVQETVTASREGGPSLNILSGLVAGNFSAFWQGMVFFALMFVAYLFSGKGLDDIMIFPSIFAFGLVAFGFLGMGPVTIAVDSYGPVTDNAQSVYELSLIESIPDVDKEIEKDFGFKPDFETAKHYLEANDGAGNTFKATAKPVLIGTAVVGATTMIFSLILVIQNVLGVNPSEILNILNPFTILGFLCGGAVVYWFTGASTQAVSTGAYRAVEYIKANIQLDENASQSAATEKSKEVVKICTQYAQKGMFNIFIAIFSFALAFAFFSAPSGANNNPVSFFVSYLISIAVFGLFQAIFMANAGGCWDNAKKVVEVDLNEKGTPLHDATVVGDTVGDPFKDTSSVALNPIIKFTTLFGLLAMEIALSDAFRSIAPYIGGVFFVIALVFVWRSFYKMRISTSK; the protein is encoded by the coding sequence ATGAAAGGACGTAGAAAAATGACTCTATTAAAGAAATGGGTCAAATCAAGCAAGCTCTTAAAGGCGTCGCTTGCAACTGTGATCGGCGCATTGCTGACGGCATTGTCACCGGTTGCGTTTGCCAGCGAAGCGGATCTGCACATTCCTGATTTGGCCGAATCCAAGTTCTTCGGTCAGGTCAACGGCAACACCATACTTATTATCGGCATGGTCATCTGTGTTTTAGGTCTGCTTTTCGGTTTTTATCAATTCTCGAGAGTTCGAAAAATCAAGGCGCATAAATCCATGCTTGAGGTTTCGAACACCATTTTTGAAACCTGCAAGACATATCTTGTACAGCAGGGCAAGTTTATTGCCATCCTTCTGCTGATCATCGGTGCCTGCATCGCTTTCTACTACGGCGGCCTGCAGGATAAAGCTGTGTCGGACGTTGTACTGATCCTTATCTGGGCGGTTATCGGTATTCTTGGTTCTTACGGTGTGGCGTGGTACGGTATTCGGATGAACACGCTGGCCAACAGCCGTATGGCCTTTGCGTCCCTTGAGAAAAAGCCCTTAAAGCTTTTAAACATCCCGCTTGACGCGGGCATGAGCATCGGCGTTTTGCTCGTTTCGGTCGAGCTCATCATGATGCTCTTCATCCTCACCTTTGTCCCGCGTGACCTCGCCGGTGCGTGCTTTGTCGGCTTTGCGGTCGGCGAATCCCTCGGTGCCAGTGCCCTGCGTATCGCGGGCGGTATCTTCACAAAGATTGCCGACATCGGCTCCGACCTCATGAAGATTGCCTTTAAAATCAAGGAAGATGACCCGCGCAACCCCGGCGTTATTGCCGACTGCACGGGTGACAACGCCGGCGACTCCGTCGGCCCCACGGCAGACGGCTTTGAAACGTACGGCGTGACGGGCGTCGCGCTCGTTTCCTTCATCGCGCTGGCCGTCAAGCCGGAATTGCAGGCGACGCTCCTGCTTTGGATTTTCATCATGCGCGTTCTCATGCTTGTCACCTCCGTCGTCTCCTTTTACATCAATAAGGCGTTCTCTAAGGCCGCCTATAGCAAGGCTGAGGAGTTTGATTTTGAAAAACCGCTGACGAATCTTGTCTGGATCACCTCGATCGTCTCAATAATCGTCACATATGCCGTCAGTTACCTCGTTATTGGCCCGAATTCGGCTGTTGGTGCTGAGAAGGCGAATCTGTGGATTGTGCTCGCTTCCATCATCAGCTGCGGCACACTCGGCGCGGCGCTTATCCCGGAATTCACGAAGATTTTCACAAGTCCGAAATCGACGCACGTTCAGGAGACTGTTACGGCCTCCAGAGAGGGCGGCCCGTCCCTCAACATTCTCTCCGGTCTCGTTGCCGGTAACTTCAGCGCCTTCTGGCAGGGCATGGTCTTCTTTGCGCTTATGTTTGTGGCCTATCTTTTCAGCGGCAAGGGCCTTGACGACATTATGATCTTTCCCTCCATCTTTGCCTTCGGCCTCGTCGCTTTCGGCTTCTTAGGCATGGGCCCTGTCACCATCGCCGTCGACAGCTACGGCCCTGTGACGGATAACGCCCAGTCGGTCTATGAGCTTTCCCTGATTGAAAGCATCCCCGATGTCGACAAGGAAATTGAGAAAGACTTCGGCTTCAAGCCCGACTTTGAGACGGCCAAGCATTACCTTGAGGCCAACGACGGCGCGGGCAACACCTTTAAGGCAACGGCTAAGCCTGTTTTGATCGGCACGGCCGTCGTCGGCGCGACGACGATGATCTTCTCCCTCATTCTCGTTATCCAGAATGTCCTCGGCGTCAACCCGTCGGAAATCCTGAACATCTTAAACCCCTTCACCATTCTCGGCTTCCTCTGCGGCGGTGCCGTTGTCTATTGGTTCACCGGCGCGTCCACGCAGGCTGTTTCCACAGGCGCGTACAGAGCCGTTGAGTACATCAAGGCGAATATCCAGCTCGATGAGAACGCCAGCCAGTCGGCCGCCACAGAGAAATCTAAGGAAGTCGTCAAAATCTGCACACAGTACGCGCAGAAGGGCATGTTCAACATCTTCATCGCCATCTTCAGCTTCGCTTTGGCTTTTGCGTTTTTCTCCGCGCCCTCCGGCGCCAACAACAACCCCGTCAGCTTCTTCGTATCCTACCTCATCTCCATTGCCGTCTTTGGGCTTTTCCAGGCCATCTTCATGGCCAACGCCGGCGGCTGCTGGGATAATGCCAAGAAAGTCGTTGAGGTTGACTTAAATGAAAAGGGTACCCCGCTGCACGATGCGACTGTCGTCGGCGATACGGTTGGCGATCCTTTCAAGGATACGTCTTCCGTTGCTTTAAACCCGATCATCAAGTTTACAACGCTCTTCGGCCTTCTCGCGATGGAAATTGCCCTGAGCGACGCATTCCGTTCCATCGCGCCGTACATCGGCGGTGTCTTCTTTGTCATCGCGCTCGTCTTTGTCTGGCGCTCCTTCTACAAAATGCGCATTAGCACGAGCAAATAG
- a CDS encoding P-II family nitrogen regulator yields MKKIEAFIRPEKLSEIKELLNTMNINGLSISQIMGCGNQKGWKEYVRGSEVEYNFLPKLKLEIVVVDEQADALVDKICEKAYTGEVGDGKIFISDVRDAIRIRTRERGDAAVK; encoded by the coding sequence ATGAAAAAAATAGAGGCATTTATCAGACCGGAAAAGCTTTCAGAGATTAAAGAGCTTCTGAACACAATGAATATCAACGGTCTCTCCATCAGCCAGATCATGGGCTGCGGCAATCAGAAGGGCTGGAAGGAGTATGTCCGCGGTTCTGAGGTAGAGTATAACTTTCTGCCGAAGCTGAAGCTCGAAATCGTCGTCGTAGACGAGCAGGCCGACGCGCTTGTCGACAAAATATGTGAAAAGGCCTATACCGGAGAGGTCGGAGACGGCAAAATTTTTATTTCCGATGTACGTGACGCGATCCGCATCCGAACGCGCGAGCGCGGAGACGCTGCCGTTAAATAG
- a CDS encoding ammonium transporter, with the protein MLNSGDISWMLISSALVLLMTPGLAFFYGGLVRRKNSINTLMSSIAIIGIASILWVLIGYSLSFVGDLGGLIGTLKAFGLNGIDALPGPYAPTIPHLLFAIFQMMFAIITPALITGAVIERMKFGPLLLFAALWSVIVYYPLAHMVWGGGWLQKLGVLDFAGGTVVHISSGIAALVMAILVGKRKNHGKKAYRPHNIPFVLLGASLLWFGWFGFNAGSAGAANEIAVRAFMTTNTAAAAGMLVWMLLETLTSGKPTLVGCSTGFVVGLAAVTNSAGFIPIWAAIVIGALISPISFFFITRVKPKFGYDDALDVFGCHGIGGIFGALTTGLFAQKALNPVIQWNGLVFGETTLFVRQLLAIGFIVVFSAVATLLVAGIVRLVAGPLKVTARDEDYGLDLSEHGETAYPAFNGMDN; encoded by the coding sequence ATGCTCAATTCAGGTGATATTTCCTGGATGCTCATTTCGTCGGCGCTCGTCCTGCTGATGACGCCGGGGCTTGCTTTTTTCTACGGCGGCCTTGTTCGGCGAAAAAACTCAATCAACACGCTCATGTCGTCCATCGCGATCATAGGTATCGCTTCGATTCTGTGGGTTCTCATCGGATACTCACTGTCGTTTGTCGGTGACCTTGGCGGCCTCATCGGCACACTGAAAGCCTTCGGTCTGAATGGGATTGATGCGCTGCCCGGCCCCTATGCGCCGACAATTCCGCATCTGCTGTTCGCCATTTTCCAGATGATGTTCGCCATCATCACCCCGGCGCTCATCACAGGCGCCGTAATCGAACGCATGAAATTTGGGCCGCTACTCTTGTTTGCCGCTTTGTGGTCCGTCATCGTCTATTATCCGCTGGCACACATGGTTTGGGGCGGCGGCTGGCTCCAAAAGCTCGGCGTTCTGGACTTCGCAGGTGGCACGGTTGTCCATATTAGCTCCGGTATCGCGGCGCTCGTCATGGCAATTCTCGTCGGCAAACGGAAAAATCACGGTAAGAAAGCGTACAGGCCGCATAATATTCCGTTTGTGCTCCTGGGTGCCAGCCTTTTATGGTTCGGCTGGTTCGGCTTTAACGCAGGCAGCGCGGGCGCGGCCAACGAAATTGCCGTTCGCGCTTTTATGACGACGAACACAGCGGCCGCTGCCGGTATGCTCGTCTGGATGCTGCTCGAGACGCTCACAAGCGGCAAGCCGACGCTCGTCGGCTGCTCGACAGGCTTTGTCGTCGGCCTCGCCGCCGTCACGAACAGTGCGGGCTTTATTCCGATCTGGGCAGCCATCGTCATCGGCGCGCTCATCAGCCCCATCAGCTTTTTCTTTATCACACGCGTCAAGCCGAAATTCGGGTATGACGATGCGCTGGACGTTTTCGGGTGCCACGGCATCGGCGGCATCTTTGGCGCCTTGACAACGGGCCTCTTTGCCCAAAAGGCGCTCAATCCTGTCATCCAATGGAATGGCCTCGTCTTCGGCGAGACAACGCTTTTTGTTCGCCAGCTTCTGGCCATCGGCTTCATCGTCGTTTTCTCAGCCGTTGCAACGCTTCTCGTTGCCGGTATCGTCCGCCTCGTTGCCGGGCCGCTGAAGGTCACCGCGCGTGACGAGGATTACGGTCTTGATCTCTCCGAGCACGGTGAGACGGCGTACCCGGCCTTCAACGGCATGGATAACTAA
- a CDS encoding ammonium transporter, translated as MTLNSGDVSWMLTSSALVLIMTPGLAFFYGGLVKRKNIINTIMSSVILMGIASLLWVFIGFTLSFHGDTGGIIGDLKWFGMSFDTLKDITYPYPNTLGFAIFQMMFAIITPALITGAIAERMKFGALVIFTTVWSIIVYYPLAHMVWGGGLIFQFGAVDFAGGDVVHISSGVSALVLAILLGKRKNFGKATYHPHNVPFVLLGAALLWFGWFGFNAGSALAANGLAIHAFMTTNTAAAAALVSWLVIEVVKNGKPTLVGASTGLVIGLVAITPGAGFVPVWAAIIIGALVSPICYFFISVVKPKFGYDDALDVFGCHGIGGIWGGVATGLFAQTSINSAAQWNGLVFGDINLFVRQLAAIGLTIVIAVAGTLIAAGIAKLVAGSLKVAAKSEDMGLDSAEHGETAYPAFNGMD; from the coding sequence ATGACGCTCAATTCCGGCGACGTCTCCTGGATGCTGACCTCGTCAGCCCTTGTTCTCATTATGACACCAGGTCTCGCGTTCTTCTACGGCGGGCTCGTCAAGCGCAAAAACATCATCAATACGATTATGTCCTCTGTCATCCTGATGGGCATTGCCTCGCTTTTGTGGGTCTTCATCGGATTTACGCTCTCTTTCCACGGCGATACGGGCGGTATCATCGGCGATTTGAAATGGTTCGGCATGAGCTTCGATACGCTCAAGGATATAACATATCCGTATCCAAATACGCTTGGCTTTGCCATCTTCCAGATGATGTTTGCCATCATCACACCGGCGCTTATTACAGGTGCCATCGCTGAACGCATGAAATTCGGCGCGCTTGTCATCTTTACAACAGTCTGGTCGATCATTGTCTATTATCCGCTGGCGCACATGGTTTGGGGCGGCGGTCTCATCTTCCAGTTCGGTGCTGTCGACTTCGCCGGTGGCGACGTCGTCCACATCAGCTCCGGCGTCTCGGCACTCGTTCTGGCGATTCTGCTCGGCAAACGGAAAAACTTCGGCAAAGCGACGTATCATCCGCATAACGTCCCGTTTGTCCTTCTGGGCGCCGCGCTCTTATGGTTTGGCTGGTTCGGCTTCAACGCCGGCAGCGCGCTGGCGGCCAACGGCCTTGCCATTCATGCGTTTATGACGACAAATACGGCCGCCGCCGCCGCCCTCGTCTCATGGCTTGTCATTGAAGTTGTCAAAAACGGCAAACCGACGCTTGTCGGCGCGTCCACAGGTCTCGTCATCGGCCTTGTCGCCATCACGCCGGGTGCGGGCTTCGTCCCGGTTTGGGCGGCCATCATTATCGGCGCTCTGGTCAGTCCCATCTGCTACTTCTTTATCAGTGTTGTCAAGCCGAAATTCGGTTATGACGATGCGCTTGACGTCTTCGGCTGCCACGGCATTGGCGGTATCTGGGGCGGGGTCGCGACAGGCCTCTTCGCACAGACATCCATCAACTCGGCGGCGCAGTGGAACGGCCTCGTCTTCGGCGACATCAACCTCTTTGTCCGGCAGCTGGCTGCCATCGGCCTGACAATCGTCATCGCCGTTGCCGGTACGCTGATTGCCGCCGGTATCGCCAAGCTCGTTGCGGGCAGCCTCAAGGTTGCCGCAAAGAGCGAGGATATGGGACTTGACAGCGCCGAGCACGGCGAAACGGCATATCCTGCCTTCAACGGCATGGACTAA